In Nitrospira sp. MA-1, the genomic window GACATAGAGCAGGGTTAAAGCCCGGCGCAGTTCTTCCAGATCATTGGTGGACAACTCACGGTTTTCGAATGGGGCTGTGACCTTGGCTAGCTCTTCCTCTGAAAAGACGGTACTTCCCTTAACTTGAATTTTCCGAACCATGACCCGAATCTGGGGAGGGGCCCCTTCCAATTCGGGTATGGTTTCCACCGGAGGCAGTGTAATATCGGGAGCAGGTTTTGGGGGTAGGGGTTCCGTTTTTTTTTCGAGCGGCGGGGGTTGACCGAATCGTCCCGTAGGATCAAACCCGGGCCGGACCTGTGCCAAGAGTTGATCTTCTTGGCCGACTCCCGGAAAATATTGTAGGGATAGGATGAGGAGGACGAGAAGTCCCTTCCCGATGTCTGCCGCCCGGAAAATCCGTTTGACGGATGAATAGGAGAGGGGACCTGAACCAAACAACGCATTCCTCGCCGCCATGAATGGCATTCAGTAGAAGAGGTTGTCTGCTCTAGGGATGTTGTTATACAGGAAAGAGTCAATAATTACTAGGGAACCATCTGATGATCGATGAAGGCTGGTTCTCGTCGCTATTGAGGAGGGTGGCCCCCCTTATTCAAAGAAGTTCTAATGGGATAGAGTGAGTGGAAGAAAACCTACTCCATCAACCTCTGTTTCGTGTAAGCAATCCGGTTTGGTTAGTGACTTTCTTTTACGAGATTTTTGTTCCATTCCGGGATTTCGATGATGAGATCTTTTTCCCCATTCGGTACGCACTGGCATCCGAGTCTTGATTGCAGGGTGAGCCCTGGAGCTTCATCTAATTGGTCATTTTCGTCATCAGTGGCCTCGTTACAGGTGTCGAGCCCTTGTTTCACAATGATATGACAGGTTGAGCAGGCACAGACTCCGCCGCATGCATGTTCCACATCGATGCCATTTCCCAGCGCAATATCTAAGATGCTCCCAGGTAATCCTGTCTCTCCATAAGGGAACTTCTCCGGGTCAACCTCAATTTCAATAGGCTTTTCTGGTGTGATAAAGGTAAGTTTAAATGGTTTTTTTGCAACCGCCGTTTCACTTTTCTCAATATATGGATTACTGCCTCCCATTAAATTCTCCTTATAAATCAATATGTTAAAAATTTAATTTCAAAAAATTTCACGTTGGGTCATTTTTTGTTCTTACTAATCCGACTAAATGGATCTCCGACCATTTTAGTCTTGACTGACCAAAGAGGTCAATGCTATGTTAAGTCCGATCATATAAGTCGGTATTATGGCTAATTGAAATTTACCAATATTAATACTTAATTATGCTGAAGCTTTCGAAAAAAGCAGATTATGCCCTGATGGCTCTTCAATATATGGCCATGGTCCGATCTGGGGAAACCAGTCCTTTTAATCCTAATAGGATAGTCAATACCAAAGAAATTGCTGAGGAGCATCATATCCCATTGGAACTGTTAGCCAAAGTGCTTCAGACCCTGGCCAAATATGACATGGTGGAAAGTCAAAATGGACCCAAGGGAGGCTATCTCTTGGTCCGTGAGCCACGGGAGATCTCTATTGCCCAGGTGCTGGAAGCGATTGAAGGGCCACTTGGGATTGCCGATTGTTACCATGAAAAAGATGAACATGCTCCCTGTGAACAAATAGAGCATTGCAATATCCGGACACCTCTGTTGCGCGTACAAGAAAGCATTTTTCATTTACTCAATAGCATGTCTATTGAAGATATGATGGCCGAGCCCCCCTTAATCATTGTGGAATCTCGTAAAACAAAAGGAGTTCAATTATGAAGTTGCCTATATATTTGGATAATCATTCAACGACCCCCTGCGATCCTCGGGTACTTGAAGCGATGCTCCCCTACTTCACCGAGAAATTCGGGAATGCGGCCAGCCGGAATCACAGTTTCGGTTGGGAAGCGGAAGAGGCTGTGGAAGTGGCCAGAAAGCAGATTGCGCATCTTATTCACGCCGATGCCAAAGAACTTATCTTTACCAGTGGAGCAACGGAATCGGATAATCTGGCCTTACAGGGCGTAGTCGAAATGTACCGGGAAAAAGGGAATCATATTATTACAGGTTCGACGGAACACCGGGCGGTGATTGATACGGCGAAATATCTGGAAAAGAAGGGCGTCAAGGTCACTTTCCTCCCTGTTGATAAAGCAGGCATGGTGAGCCCGGATGACGTACGTAATGCCATTACCGATCAGACGATTTTAATATCGATTATGATGGCCAACAATGAGATCGGTACGATCAATCCTGTGGCGGCAATCGGAAAAGTTGCTAAAGAAAAAGGCGTCCTCTTCCACTGTGATGCAACGCAAGGAGTGGGAAAAATTCCTGTGAATGTTCAGGAAATGGGTATTGATCTGATGTCCTTTACCGCCCATAAGATTTATGGTCCAAAGGGCGTAGGAGCCTTATATGTCAGACGTAAGGCGCCAAGAGTGAGGTTGGAGGCGATGATGTATGGCGGGGGGCATGAGCGGGGTATGCGATCGGGAACCTTGCCTGTGCCGCTCATAATTGGATTTGGAAAAGCGTGCGAACTATGCGAGCAGGAGATGTCTTCGGAGTCTGTTCGTATGGCCAAGATGCGTGATCGCCTTCAAGAAGGCATTATGAGTAAGATGGATGAGGTCTATTTAAACGGGCACCCAACGGAACGGTTGCCGAATAATCTCAATATTAGTTTTGCGTATGTTGAAGGAGAGGCGTTGCTCATGGGGGTCAAAGAAATTGCGTTGTCTTCCGGTTCGGCTTGTACTTCGGCTACGCTTGAGCCGTCCTACGTGTTGCGTGCCCTAGGAGTTGGATCGGATTTGGCTCATTCATCGATCCGCTTTGGGCTCGGTCGGTTTAATACCGATGAGGAGGTGGAATACACCATTGATCGAATGATCAAGGCTGTGACGCACCTTCGAGAAATGTCCCCGCTTTATGAGATGGCCAAGGAAGGGGTGGATTTGAAAAGTGTTCAATGGGCAGCTCATTAATTGCTACAATTGAAGAAATAGTCAAAAGAGTTTTAAAAAATACCATGTCATACCATACAACAAAGGGAGGGATAGTCCATGGCCTATAGTGAAAAAGTCATTGATCATTACAACAATCCCCGTAATGTGGGAAGTTTTCAAAAAGATGCCGACGATGTCGGAACAGGGGTTGTTGGAGCCCCGGAATGTGGCGATGTGATGAAACTTCAAATTAAAGTCGAAAACGACACCATTGTGGATGCCAAGTTCAAGACGTTTGGCTGTGGTTCGGCCATTGCCAGTTCCAGTTTGGCGACCGAATGGCTCAAAGGGAAAACCCTAGAAGATGCTCAAAAGATTAAAAATACGGATATTGTTCATGAATTAAATCTTCCACCCGTCAAAATCCATTGTTCCGTGTTGGCGGAAGATGCCATTAAAGCGGCCTTGGGGGATTATCAGAAAAAAGCTGGAGAGAAAAAACCCAAGCCGGAAGCAGCCACTACTTCATCCTAGCTTTGGGACCTGTTTACGATTTGTTGTAGGGAGAATTGGTGATGGAAACAAAAACTACGGAAAGCAATTCAACGGTTGCCATGACCGATGAGGCGTTGAAAGAGGTCAAACGGTTATTGGACCTTCAGGGAATTACTGAAGGAGGTCTTCGGTTGGGAGTGAAGGGTGGCGGTTGTTCAGGATTGAGCTATACCGTCAACTTCGATGACAAGATCGGGGAGTTTGATACCGTTACCGAGGTGGATGGCGTGAAAGTGATCGTCGATGCAAAAAGCGCTATTTATCTTCAAGGCATGACCCTGGATTATCAAAAGGACATGGTGAGTGGAGCCTTTAAATTTATTAATCCCAATGCCACCAAAACCTGTGGGTGCGGAGAGTCGTTTTCAGCGTAAGATCAATCTCATTCAACCACATAGTGACGTATCCACTCGGGCATGGGGCTGTTCCCCGTGCCCGAGTCGTCAGAGCCGGATATCATGGAACCCCAACAGCAAGCCACGACAAAACCCCGCGAACTTCCGATGGCGCGCAGTATGTGCTGGCACTGCCAATCCGAAGTCACGGGAGAATACCTCTGTGGCCAGTGTGTCAAAGTTCAGCCACTTTCGAAAGACTTGGATTATTTTTCCTGCTTTCAACTGCCTCGTTTGTTGAATATTGATGAACAACAGTTGGAGCAGACTTTTTATGAATTAAGTCGTACTTTTCATCCGGATTTTTATTCGACCAAAGATGAATCGGAAAAAGCCATTAGTTTGGGAAATTCGGCGTTTTTGAATACCGGTTATCGGATACTCAAAGATCCTATTCAACGGGCCGAATATTTAATCCGCTTAGAGGCTGGAGCAGTAAAAGATATTCGATCGAATCCCCCTGCTGATCTGTTTGAAGAAGTTCTTGAGTTACAAGAGGATTTGGAAACCTTCCGTCAATTGGCCCCCAATGGCACGTCATCGGAACTTGAGGTGCTTCGGACAAAGTTGCAGGACGAACGGGAAGGTCTGGAAAAACGACAAGCCGAAATGGAAAAATCCCTGCAGCATAAGTTCACGGAATGGGATCAGTTGCAGGGAGAACCCCCTGATTCGAGCCAAACCCGTGAAAAGAAAAATACTCTGTTGCGGGGTATGCAGGAAATTCTCTCTAATCGAACATACGTGCGGAATATGGTTGACGATTTGCTGGAAACGACGGGCTAACCGTCATCATTAAAAAGGAATATGTTGTGGGTCGTATTGTTGGCATTGATTTAGGAACGACAAACTCGCTGGTTGCCTTTATGGATCAAGAAGGGCCTCATGTCATTCCAGGTCCGGACGGGCAGACCAAAGTCCCATCCATCGTGGGGTTAACGGATAATGGGTTGATCGTGGGGGAACCCGCAAAAGCCCATTTGATTCGTGACCCTTCCCGTACCATTTATTCCGTGAAGCGGTTTATGGGAAAGGGGTTAGACGATGTGAAGGACGAGTTGAAGTATTTTCCCTATCAGCTTCATGAAAAAAACGGAGTGATTCGCATTGAAGTTGGAGATAAGACCTATTCTCCGCCTCAAGTGTCTGCCATGATTTTGAAGGAATTAAAGCGGCGGGCCGAGGAATATTTAAAAGAAGACATCTCCAAGGCCGTGATCACGGTCCCGGCGTATTTCAATGATAGTCAACGACAGGCCACCAAAGATGCCGGGCTGATTGCCGGGATGGAAGTTTTGCGAATCATTAATGAGCCGACAGCCGCTTCGCTGGCCTATGGCCTACAGAAAAAAACACAAGGGCTGATTGCGATCTATGATTTAGGCGGGGGAACGTTCGATATCTCTATCCTCAAATTAAAGGACGGGATCTTTGAAGTCCTGGCCACGAATGGGGATACTCATTTAGGGGGAGATGATTTCGATCAACGGCTCGTTGATGTCATGGTTGATGAAATTTTAAGAATTCAGGGCTTGGATATTGGCGAGTCTCTCGATTTGATGCAAACCGTTCGGCTTGAGGCGGAACGCGTCAAAGTTCGGCTGTCTGATGAAACGCACACGAAGGCTGTCATTGAGCTTCCCGATGGGAAATATGAAAAGACGTGGACACGGGAGGACATGGAAGCGTTAACCATGGATTTGGTGGAACGTACTCTTGCTCCCTGTCGAAGCGCGCTCAAAGACGCTGGATTACATGCTAATCAAATTGATGAAGTGGTCCTGGTCGGCGGGAATACTCGCATGCCGCTGGTCTGGCGAAAAGTGGAAGAACTTTTTGACAAAAAGCCTCACTCTGAACTTAATCCTGATGAGGTCGTCGCGTTGGGGGCGGCTGTGCAAGCGGATATTTTAGGGGGGCATACCACGGATCTGTTGTTACTGGACGTTACTCCCTTGTCATTGGGAATCGAAACAATGGGTGGGGTCATGAGTGCGCTGATCCGTCGAAATACCACGATTCCAACCAGTGCAAAGGAAATGTTTACCACCTATGTCGATGGGCAAACCTCTGTGGATATTCATATCCTCCAGGGAGAACGGGAATTGGTCAAAGATAATCGAAGTTTGGCCCGTTTCCAATTAAAGCTTCCACCTTTGCCGGCAGGGGTGCCTCGTGTGGAAGTCAATTTTCTCATTGATGCCAATGGGATCCTACACGTGACGGCCAGGGATATACGGACAGGTGAGGCTCAGTCGGTTCAGGTGAAGCCTTCCCATGGACTGACCGACGACGAGGTGGAAGGCATGATTCGGGATTCTTTCCAATTTGCCACAGAAGACATCAAAGCCCGTCAGATTATTGAAGCCCGAAATGAAGCCAATGCGATCATTGTGGCAACCGAAAAGGCTCTGGTGCGCGCAACGAATTTAATTAATGACAAGGAAACTGAAAGCATCCGCCGGATTTTGCAGCAGCTTGGTGAAGTCAAAGAGGGAGAGGATCATCGTGTGATTCGTGCGAAAATTGCTGAGGCTGAAAAGACGACTCACCATTTGGCCGAAGTGTTGATGGATGCCACGTTGAAAGAAGCTCTCGAAAGTAAGAAATTATCTGATATCATTAAATAATCCCTCAATTGGGAGACTGTCCGCAGGGAAAAATTCATTAATCCAAGGGGAAGAACGTATGGCTCAGGAATTCATGTGGGGTGATACCGAAGATATTGCTATTCGGCTGCAGGAAGAACATCCTGACCTTGATCCGTTAACCGTCAGGTTTACGGATTTGCATGCGTGGGTGGTTGCTCTTCCTGAATTCAAAGACGATCCTAAAACGTCCAATGAAAAAAAACTGGAGGCCATCCAAATGGCCTGGTATGAAGAGTTTCAGGACGCCCAGTCCTGAGAGTGCGAAATGCTTTGCATTCGTCCTGCCGAAGAGTTCAATTAAAATGGGGTAAGCTGGTTGGTGGACTCCGAGTTCAACCGGTCGAACTCAAAAAAATCCATAGGGTTCGCTTTCTGAGGAGCCGCTTTTCCTGGTTCCGTCCCTTTACGAAAAACTTCCGTACTGATGTTTCGACTGTTCTTTGATGGCAAATCACCAGTCGTGGTGTCGATCTGTGCGAATTGAATATCACTAGGGATGGGAAAGGTCATAACGGGTGAGTTGAGAAGTGCTTGATCCATAAACCGGGTCCAAATTGGGAGGGCCGCATGTGCTCCGGATTCCAATCTGCCCAGTGTCCGAACCCCATCAAAACCCACCCATACTCCCGTCGCCAAATTCGGAGCATACCCGACAAACCACGCATCGTTATAACTATTGGTGGTTCCCGTTTTTCCTGCCAATGGCCGCCCAATAGATTTGGCGAGTCTTCCTGTTCCGCTTTGAATGACATCCATGAGCATATTGGTGATCAAGTAGGCGTTTTCCTTGGTCATCGCCTGTTGAGGTTCGAACAGATGCTGTTCTAAGATCTCCCCGTTGAGGTTCTTTGCATGCGTAATCAGGTAAGGTTCAAGCCACAATCCCTGATCCGCGAAGACGCCATAGGCAGAGGTGATTTCTTGGAGGGTCACGCTGGAAGATCCTAAGGCCAGGGAGAGGTCCTGGCTGAGTGGACTTCGAATTCCGAGGTTGCTGGCGATATTGACGACTTCGGGAACTCCAATTTGTTCAAGCAATCTCACGGTTGCGGCATTACGGGAATGGCGCAACGCTTCACGTAGGGTAATTGTCCCAAAAAATCGTTTTTCATAATTTTCTGGTTTCCAAATCCGGTCTAAATCCTCGTCTTCATACACCACGGGGGCATCAAGAATTAGGGTTGCCGGTGTCAGGCCCTGTTGGAGTGCCGAAGCATAAATGAGTGGCTTGAATGCTGAGCCGGGTTGTCGACGTGCAACCACTGCTCGATTAAACTGACTCCGAGTAAAATCATATCCTCCCACCATGGCTTGAACAGCACCAGTCCTGGGATCCAAGGCGATAAGGGCGCCTTCCACAATTGGAGTTTGCTCTAAGATAAATTCCCCAGACTCGACAGTGCCGTTTTTGGGAGCGACTTCAATAATATCCCCCACCTTCAGAAGTTGGAGTGGTGAGGCTTTATCACGGACGACCGCCGTTCCAACGTCCCCATTTTTCTCCAATCGCCGTTGAGCCCAGCGCATATCCTCGAAAAGAATAGAGCCTTTATAGGTATTTCCAATCAAGACTTGAGCAGATTTTTTAGTCACGTCGGTCACGAGGGCTCGGTAGAGGCCATGGACAAGAGCTGCCTTTGGACTCTGTAGTTCCGGAAAGGTATCCGGAGGCGTAAAATCTTTGGAAAAGGCAATATGTTCAATTGGTCCGCGCCAGCCTTGCCGTTTATCTAATTGACGGAGACCTGTGCGAACGGCCTCCTCCGCGCTTTTTTGCATGGGAATATTTAAAGTGGTGTAGATTCGTAGCCCACCCCTATACACGAGGGTTTCTCCGTACCGATCCACCAGGTGCTGACGGACCTCTTCCAGGAAATAGGCGGCGATCGGTTCAATGGACTGATGGCGGTAGGATAGGGTTGTGGCCATGGCCGCTTGCGCATCCTCGTTGGTGATATACCCTGCTTCTACCATACGACCCAAAACCAATTCTTTCCGCGATTTGGCCAGATCTGGATTCCGATAGGGAGAATAGGTGTTCGGGGCTTTAGGAAGGCCAGCCAAAAAGGCTGATTCAGGAAGAGTTAGATCGGAGACATTTTTATCAAAATAGGTTAAGGCGGCTGCTGCCACTCCATAGGCACCGTGACCAAAATAAATTTGGTTTAGGTACATTTCTAAGATTTGCTCTTTGGTCAGCACCCATTCCATTTTTACCGCAAGAATGAGCTCTTTGATTTTTCGCTGATACGTTCGTTCCGGAGAAAGAAAAAGGGCTCGGGCTAATTGTTGGGTAATGGTGCTCGCCCCTTGGAAACGACCACCTTTTTTCATATTAGTCCAAGCCGCCCGCCCGATGCCGATAATGTCTAGTCCAGGGTGCTCAAAAAAGCGAGTATCCTCCGTTGCAATCACGGCTTGTGTGAAGGCTTGAGGGATTTTATCGATAGGGGTATACAGACGACGTTCGATGAAAAATTGCCCAATGATTTCACCGTTTTCTGCATAGACTCTTGATACTAAACTGGGATGGTAGTCTTGGAAGGAGTCAAACGTAGGAAGATCACGAGTCGCAATCCAGAGAATTCCCGCAATGCCTCCTATCCCGATACACAAGGCTAGAAACGTGGTGACTATGGTAATTCGAAGCCAGGACCAGCCGCGTAGCTGGGAAAAGAACGTCCGGGATTTACTCATAGAGAATAAGTAACCAAAAACGGCCTAGAGATAGGAAAGATTTTGGATGGTATCAATGAGGAAGAAAGTTTCACTGGCCTTTTATTTACGATACCCCGAGATAGACGAAAACACAAGATCAATATCTGTTTCCTGCAGATGGCAATTGGTGGCCATGGCCTATCCAAAAGATGTTGGGTTTGGAAGTGTGAAAAATAGGGCGGAAGGAAGATAGAAGAATTCAATGCTCACAGCCCTCTTATTTGACAAACTGGTCTGGAATGGAATGTAGGTTTGGGGCTAAATGGACAATCCTGTAGGTCTTCTGCCAGATTGACAAACTTTTTCACCCCATGGTACCACCAAAGGTCAAGTGAATTTTCAGCATTTCTATTACAACGAAGGAGAGAAATTATGTCTACAGATGTTGCCGCAGAAGTTAAAGTGGGAGACGTGGCCCCGGATTTTACATTAAAAGACC contains:
- a CDS encoding 2Fe-2S iron-sulfur cluster-binding protein gives rise to the protein MGGSNPYIEKSETAVAKKPFKLTFITPEKPIEIEVDPEKFPYGETGLPGSILDIALGNGIDVEHACGGVCACSTCHIIVKQGLDTCNEATDDENDQLDEAPGLTLQSRLGCQCVPNGEKDLIIEIPEWNKNLVKESH
- a CDS encoding Rrf2 family transcriptional regulator, whose amino-acid sequence is MLKLSKKADYALMALQYMAMVRSGETSPFNPNRIVNTKEIAEEHHIPLELLAKVLQTLAKYDMVESQNGPKGGYLLVREPREISIAQVLEAIEGPLGIADCYHEKDEHAPCEQIEHCNIRTPLLRVQESIFHLLNSMSIEDMMAEPPLIIVESRKTKGVQL
- a CDS encoding IscS subfamily cysteine desulfurase — protein: MKLPIYLDNHSTTPCDPRVLEAMLPYFTEKFGNAASRNHSFGWEAEEAVEVARKQIAHLIHADAKELIFTSGATESDNLALQGVVEMYREKGNHIITGSTEHRAVIDTAKYLEKKGVKVTFLPVDKAGMVSPDDVRNAITDQTILISIMMANNEIGTINPVAAIGKVAKEKGVLFHCDATQGVGKIPVNVQEMGIDLMSFTAHKIYGPKGVGALYVRRKAPRVRLEAMMYGGGHERGMRSGTLPVPLIIGFGKACELCEQEMSSESVRMAKMRDRLQEGIMSKMDEVYLNGHPTERLPNNLNISFAYVEGEALLMGVKEIALSSGSACTSATLEPSYVLRALGVGSDLAHSSIRFGLGRFNTDEEVEYTIDRMIKAVTHLREMSPLYEMAKEGVDLKSVQWAAH
- the iscU gene encoding Fe-S cluster assembly scaffold IscU, with the protein product MAYSEKVIDHYNNPRNVGSFQKDADDVGTGVVGAPECGDVMKLQIKVENDTIVDAKFKTFGCGSAIASSSLATEWLKGKTLEDAQKIKNTDIVHELNLPPVKIHCSVLAEDAIKAALGDYQKKAGEKKPKPEAATTSS
- a CDS encoding iron-sulfur cluster assembly accessory protein; this encodes METKTTESNSTVAMTDEALKEVKRLLDLQGITEGGLRLGVKGGGCSGLSYTVNFDDKIGEFDTVTEVDGVKVIVDAKSAIYLQGMTLDYQKDMVSGAFKFINPNATKTCGCGESFSA
- the hscB gene encoding Fe-S protein assembly co-chaperone HscB → MEPQQQATTKPRELPMARSMCWHCQSEVTGEYLCGQCVKVQPLSKDLDYFSCFQLPRLLNIDEQQLEQTFYELSRTFHPDFYSTKDESEKAISLGNSAFLNTGYRILKDPIQRAEYLIRLEAGAVKDIRSNPPADLFEEVLELQEDLETFRQLAPNGTSSELEVLRTKLQDEREGLEKRQAEMEKSLQHKFTEWDQLQGEPPDSSQTREKKNTLLRGMQEILSNRTYVRNMVDDLLETTG
- the dnaK gene encoding molecular chaperone DnaK: MGRIVGIDLGTTNSLVAFMDQEGPHVIPGPDGQTKVPSIVGLTDNGLIVGEPAKAHLIRDPSRTIYSVKRFMGKGLDDVKDELKYFPYQLHEKNGVIRIEVGDKTYSPPQVSAMILKELKRRAEEYLKEDISKAVITVPAYFNDSQRQATKDAGLIAGMEVLRIINEPTAASLAYGLQKKTQGLIAIYDLGGGTFDISILKLKDGIFEVLATNGDTHLGGDDFDQRLVDVMVDEILRIQGLDIGESLDLMQTVRLEAERVKVRLSDETHTKAVIELPDGKYEKTWTREDMEALTMDLVERTLAPCRSALKDAGLHANQIDEVVLVGGNTRMPLVWRKVEELFDKKPHSELNPDEVVALGAAVQADILGGHTTDLLLLDVTPLSLGIETMGGVMSALIRRNTTIPTSAKEMFTTYVDGQTSVDIHILQGERELVKDNRSLARFQLKLPPLPAGVPRVEVNFLIDANGILHVTARDIRTGEAQSVQVKPSHGLTDDEVEGMIRDSFQFATEDIKARQIIEARNEANAIIVATEKALVRATNLINDKETESIRRILQQLGEVKEGEDHRVIRAKIAEAEKTTHHLAEVLMDATLKEALESKKLSDIIK
- the iscX gene encoding Fe-S cluster assembly protein IscX gives rise to the protein MAQEFMWGDTEDIAIRLQEEHPDLDPLTVRFTDLHAWVVALPEFKDDPKTSNEKKLEAIQMAWYEEFQDAQS
- a CDS encoding PBP1A family penicillin-binding protein, producing the protein MSKSRTFFSQLRGWSWLRITIVTTFLALCIGIGGIAGILWIATRDLPTFDSFQDYHPSLVSRVYAENGEIIGQFFIERRLYTPIDKIPQAFTQAVIATEDTRFFEHPGLDIIGIGRAAWTNMKKGGRFQGASTITQQLARALFLSPERTYQRKIKELILAVKMEWVLTKEQILEMYLNQIYFGHGAYGVAAAALTYFDKNVSDLTLPESAFLAGLPKAPNTYSPYRNPDLAKSRKELVLGRMVEAGYITNEDAQAAMATTLSYRHQSIEPIAAYFLEEVRQHLVDRYGETLVYRGGLRIYTTLNIPMQKSAEEAVRTGLRQLDKRQGWRGPIEHIAFSKDFTPPDTFPELQSPKAALVHGLYRALVTDVTKKSAQVLIGNTYKGSILFEDMRWAQRRLEKNGDVGTAVVRDKASPLQLLKVGDIIEVAPKNGTVESGEFILEQTPIVEGALIALDPRTGAVQAMVGGYDFTRSQFNRAVVARRQPGSAFKPLIYASALQQGLTPATLILDAPVVYEDEDLDRIWKPENYEKRFFGTITLREALRHSRNAATVRLLEQIGVPEVVNIASNLGIRSPLSQDLSLALGSSSVTLQEITSAYGVFADQGLWLEPYLITHAKNLNGEILEQHLFEPQQAMTKENAYLITNMLMDVIQSGTGRLAKSIGRPLAGKTGTTNSYNDAWFVGYAPNLATGVWVGFDGVRTLGRLESGAHAALPIWTRFMDQALLNSPVMTFPIPSDIQFAQIDTTTGDLPSKNSRNISTEVFRKGTEPGKAAPQKANPMDFFEFDRLNSESTNQLTPF